In a genomic window of Occallatibacter riparius:
- a CDS encoding SCO family protein produces MQNVGTIRKRLLTGALSAAAAIVLVAGAMAPAMAQVSGYGDKQAGPANEKSRILDKVGISQHLDQQLPLNTTFTDDAGKQVELGGYFGKKPAILALVYYQCPMLCSEELNGLVSALLMVDEVPGRDFNIVVVSIDPSEGTDLAAAKKRSYVKRYGKPQTADGWHFLTGTQPNIDALTKAVGFGYTKIPGPDGKLTQFAHASAIQLVTPEGKLAQYYMGVEYSPKDLRLGLVESSHGKIGSPVDNILTYCYHYDPGTNKHSLIVARVVQLGGLVTMVSLGGFMFLMFRRDYRLEHEVTEKQDSGNDSGSKVNG; encoded by the coding sequence ATGCAGAATGTGGGCACAATCCGGAAGAGGTTGCTGACGGGGGCGCTTAGCGCTGCCGCCGCGATTGTGTTGGTCGCTGGTGCGATGGCGCCTGCGATGGCGCAGGTGTCGGGGTATGGCGACAAGCAGGCGGGGCCGGCGAACGAGAAGTCGCGGATTCTGGACAAGGTGGGAATTTCGCAGCATCTCGACCAGCAGTTGCCGTTGAATACGACTTTCACGGATGACGCGGGCAAGCAGGTCGAGCTCGGCGGTTACTTCGGGAAGAAGCCGGCGATTCTGGCGCTGGTGTACTACCAGTGCCCGATGCTGTGCAGCGAAGAGCTGAATGGGCTGGTGAGCGCGCTCCTGATGGTGGACGAGGTTCCGGGAAGGGACTTCAACATCGTAGTGGTGAGCATCGATCCGAGCGAAGGCACCGACCTGGCGGCCGCGAAGAAGCGCAGCTACGTGAAGCGCTACGGCAAGCCGCAGACCGCGGATGGATGGCACTTCCTGACGGGGACGCAGCCGAACATCGATGCGCTGACGAAGGCCGTGGGGTTTGGGTACACGAAGATTCCAGGGCCTGATGGAAAGCTGACGCAGTTTGCGCATGCCAGCGCGATTCAGCTGGTGACGCCCGAGGGCAAGCTGGCGCAGTACTACATGGGCGTGGAGTATTCGCCGAAGGATTTGCGGCTGGGGCTGGTTGAGTCGTCGCACGGGAAGATTGGATCGCCGGTCGACAACATTCTGACCTACTGCTATCACTACGATCCGGGGACGAACAAGCACTCGCTGATTGTGGCCCGCGTGGTGCAGCTGGGCGGCCTGGTAACGATGGTTTCCCTGGGCGGATTCATGTTCCTGATGTTCCGCCGTGATTACCGGCTGGAACACGAAGTCACAGAAAAACAGGATTCAGGCAACGATTCAGGCAGCAAGGTGAACGGATAA
- the coxB gene encoding cytochrome c oxidase subunit II, whose amino-acid sequence MDHISHVLWQFLVKWMTDFALFPPEASKIAPQMDALYFFMVLVSLVGLTIVVLLLVSFSIMYSKKRHPVAVQIEGSTLLEATWTIIPLGLFLIMFVWGSLIYFRIYTPPANAMNIYVVGKQWMWKAEHPGGQHEINSLHIPTGRAIQLTLISQDVFHSFSIPAFRVKREAIPGRYTNVWFEATTPGTYHLFCTQYCGTNHSAMVGDIVVLTPDDYKKWLAESTSGASLAQNGERLFASLSCNACHNGQANSRGPSLAGVYGSHLTLANGGTQLADEAYLRDAILNPSDHVTQGFAPIMPTYQGQISEDGVISLVEYIKSLNTNYRVEQTLNTSTLLPEGEGKATPAGQQSGGAKQGASAGKGTSGQGVVKQ is encoded by the coding sequence ATGGATCACATCAGCCACGTACTTTGGCAATTCCTCGTCAAATGGATGACGGACTTCGCGCTGTTTCCGCCGGAGGCGTCGAAGATCGCGCCGCAGATGGACGCGCTGTACTTCTTCATGGTGCTGGTCAGCCTGGTGGGACTCACGATCGTGGTCCTGCTGCTGGTCAGCTTCTCGATCATGTACAGCAAGAAGCGCCACCCGGTAGCGGTGCAGATCGAAGGCTCGACGCTGCTTGAAGCGACGTGGACGATCATTCCGCTCGGCCTGTTCCTGATCATGTTCGTGTGGGGCTCATTGATTTACTTCCGCATTTACACGCCGCCGGCGAACGCGATGAACATCTACGTGGTGGGCAAGCAGTGGATGTGGAAGGCGGAGCATCCGGGCGGCCAGCACGAGATCAATTCGCTGCACATTCCGACGGGCAGGGCAATCCAGCTCACGCTGATTTCGCAGGATGTGTTTCACAGCTTCTCGATTCCGGCGTTTCGCGTGAAGCGCGAGGCGATTCCGGGGCGCTACACCAATGTGTGGTTTGAGGCGACGACGCCGGGAACGTATCACCTGTTTTGCACGCAGTATTGCGGTACGAACCACTCGGCGATGGTGGGCGACATCGTAGTGCTCACGCCGGACGACTACAAGAAGTGGCTGGCGGAGTCGACCAGCGGCGCGAGCCTGGCGCAGAACGGGGAACGGTTGTTCGCGAGCCTGAGCTGCAATGCGTGCCACAACGGTCAGGCGAACTCGAGGGGCCCAAGCCTGGCGGGCGTGTACGGATCGCACCTGACGCTGGCAAACGGCGGAACGCAGCTTGCGGATGAGGCTTATCTGCGCGACGCAATTCTGAATCCTTCAGATCACGTGACGCAGGGATTTGCGCCGATTATGCCGACGTACCAGGGACAGATCAGTGAGGATGGCGTGATCTCGCTGGTGGAATATATCAAGTCGTTGAACACGAATTACCGCGTTGAACAGACGCTGAACACAAGCACCTTGCTGCCGGAAGGCGAAGGCAAGGCAACGCCGGCGGGCCAGCAATCCGGCGGAGCGAAGCAGGGCGCGTCAGCCGGAAAGGGAACTTCCGGCCAGGGGGTTGTTAAACAATGA
- a CDS encoding cytochrome c oxidase subunit I — MSTDTIVRLPDQATARIPKVNFLSKENGLLSWLLTSDHKRIATLYLISITFFFAIGGTLAGLIRLELLTPQSDLMAADTYNKVFSMHGIIMVFLFLVPSVPATLGNFLIPIMIGAKDLALPKVNLLSWYLYMIAGVMVLYSMITGGVDTGWTFTVPLSTHYVNTNVITTGLAIFVAGFSSVFTGLNFIVTIHKMRAPGMTWFRLPLFVWSNYAASILMVLGTPVLAITLVLVVLERGFGIGVFDPSKGGDPILFQHLFWFYSHPAVYIMILPGMGVISEVVSTFARKRVFGYTAVAFSSVAIAVFAFFVWEHHMFIMGVSNYSTLVFSLLTMLVAVPSAIKIFNWSFTLYKGSITFETPMLYSFGFMGLFTIGGLTGVFLASTGTDIHLTETYFIVAHFHFVMVGGMLMAFLSGIHFWWPKWTGRMYPEKISQLAALITFIGFNFTFFPQFLLGTLGMPRRYAAYPAEFQVLNVFSTAGASILGIGYLLPILYLTWSLKYGEIAGDNPWQATGLEWQIQSPPLTENFTEIPVVDHDAYDYEWLEKKEKEVSSVG, encoded by the coding sequence ATGAGCACCGATACAATCGTTCGACTTCCCGACCAGGCGACGGCCAGGATTCCGAAGGTTAACTTTCTCTCCAAAGAGAACGGACTTCTGAGCTGGCTGTTGACGAGCGATCACAAGCGGATTGCAACGCTCTACCTGATCTCGATTACGTTCTTCTTCGCGATCGGGGGCACGCTGGCAGGCCTGATCCGACTGGAACTGCTGACACCGCAGAGCGACCTGATGGCGGCGGACACCTATAACAAGGTGTTCTCGATGCACGGCATCATCATGGTGTTCCTGTTCCTGGTGCCATCAGTACCGGCGACGCTGGGGAACTTCCTGATCCCGATCATGATTGGGGCGAAAGACCTGGCGCTGCCGAAGGTGAACCTGCTGAGCTGGTATCTGTACATGATCGCCGGCGTGATGGTTCTGTACTCGATGATCACGGGCGGCGTGGATACGGGCTGGACGTTCACGGTGCCGTTGTCGACACACTACGTGAACACGAATGTGATCACGACGGGGCTGGCGATCTTCGTGGCGGGATTCAGCTCGGTGTTCACGGGGCTGAACTTCATCGTGACGATCCACAAGATGCGCGCGCCGGGCATGACATGGTTCCGGCTGCCGCTGTTTGTGTGGTCGAACTATGCGGCTTCGATCCTGATGGTGCTGGGCACGCCGGTTCTGGCGATCACGCTGGTGCTGGTGGTTCTGGAGCGCGGATTCGGCATCGGCGTGTTCGATCCGTCAAAGGGCGGCGACCCGATCCTGTTCCAGCACTTGTTCTGGTTCTACTCGCATCCGGCCGTGTACATCATGATTCTGCCGGGCATGGGCGTAATCAGCGAAGTGGTGTCGACGTTCGCACGCAAGCGGGTGTTCGGCTACACGGCGGTGGCGTTCAGCTCGGTGGCGATCGCGGTGTTCGCATTCTTCGTCTGGGAACACCACATGTTCATCATGGGCGTGTCGAACTACTCGACGCTGGTGTTCAGCCTGCTGACGATGCTGGTGGCGGTGCCTTCGGCGATCAAGATCTTCAACTGGTCGTTCACGCTGTATAAGGGCTCGATCACGTTTGAGACGCCGATGCTGTACTCGTTCGGGTTCATGGGGCTGTTCACGATCGGCGGATTGACGGGCGTGTTCCTGGCTTCGACGGGAACCGATATTCATCTGACCGAGACGTACTTCATCGTGGCGCACTTCCACTTTGTGATGGTGGGCGGCATGCTGATGGCGTTCCTTTCGGGCATCCATTTCTGGTGGCCGAAGTGGACGGGCAGGATGTATCCCGAGAAGATTTCTCAGCTGGCTGCGCTGATTACGTTCATCGGGTTCAACTTCACATTCTTCCCGCAGTTCCTTTTGGGAACGCTGGGCATGCCGCGGCGGTATGCGGCATATCCGGCGGAGTTCCAGGTGCTGAACGTGTTCTCGACGGCGGGCGCATCGATTCTTGGAATTGGGTATCTGCTTCCGATCCTGTATCTGACGTGGTCGCTCAAGTATGGCGAGATTGCCGGCGATAATCCGTGGCAGGCAACGGGTCTCGAGTGGCAGATCCAGTCGCCGCCGCTGACGGAGAACTTTACCGAGATTCCGGTTGTGGATCATGACGCGTACGACTACGAGTGGCTCGAGAAAAAAGAGAAAGAGGTAAGCAGTGTCGGATAG
- a CDS encoding cytochrome c oxidase subunit 3 family protein, producing the protein MSDSTVTVQGAHTAHEHPPYQRHHFASMEQQVDTTSFAMWLFLLTEIMFFGGLFCSYLIFRNWYYPAFVEASHQLNIFWGTLNTGVLITSSFTMAMGVWCAEMRKKSALVLCLVLTFVLGLVFLGIKYIEYSEKWEKHHVPGFHYSLQSFTNPASDAEVHKEYPDDKPLGVDMARHTELYFSLYFAMTGMHALHMIIGISLLGYLIFRAQQGAYTTGHVTFVHNFGLYWHFVDIIWIFLFPLLYLISRHS; encoded by the coding sequence GTGTCGGATAGCACTGTGACGGTCCAAGGCGCTCACACGGCGCACGAGCACCCGCCGTATCAGCGGCACCATTTCGCCAGCATGGAGCAGCAGGTGGATACCACCAGCTTCGCCATGTGGCTGTTCCTGCTGACGGAAATCATGTTCTTCGGAGGCTTGTTCTGCTCCTACCTGATCTTCCGCAACTGGTACTACCCGGCCTTTGTGGAAGCGTCGCACCAGCTCAATATTTTCTGGGGTACGCTGAACACGGGCGTGCTGATCACGTCGTCGTTCACCATGGCCATGGGCGTGTGGTGCGCGGAAATGCGGAAGAAGAGCGCGCTGGTTCTGTGCCTGGTTCTGACCTTCGTGCTGGGCCTGGTGTTCCTTGGCATCAAGTACATCGAGTACAGCGAGAAGTGGGAGAAGCACCACGTACCTGGGTTCCACTACAGCCTGCAGTCGTTCACCAATCCGGCGTCGGATGCGGAAGTGCACAAGGAGTATCCCGATGACAAGCCGCTGGGTGTGGATATGGCGCGGCACACGGAGCTCTATTTCTCACTCTACTTTGCGATGACGGGTATGCACGCGCTGCACATGATTATCGGTATCTCTCTGCTGGGGTATTTGATCTTCCGGGCGCAGCAGGGGGCATACACGACGGGACATGTGACATTCGTCCACAATTTTGGCCTGTACTGGCACTTTGTCGACATCATCTGGATCTTCCTGTTCCCGCTGCTGTATTTGATCAGCAGACACTCGTGA
- a CDS encoding cytochrome C oxidase subunit IV family protein yields MSKEHDQNQHHDHTGHDHDPGEQDVHDSLNHIVPPRIYIIIGASLLVLTGVTVWASFVDMGVFNPVVALAIACFKASLVVLFFMHVKYSSKLTKLTVFSGLFTFAVLIALTLADYATRAWGRW; encoded by the coding sequence ATGAGCAAAGAACACGATCAGAACCAGCACCATGACCATACCGGCCACGATCACGATCCGGGCGAGCAGGACGTACACGACTCGCTGAACCACATTGTTCCGCCGCGGATCTACATCATCATCGGAGCCTCGCTGCTGGTGTTGACGGGCGTGACGGTGTGGGCATCGTTCGTCGACATGGGCGTGTTTAACCCCGTGGTGGCGCTGGCTATTGCCTGCTTCAAGGCGTCGCTCGTGGTGCTGTTCTTCATGCATGTGAAGTACAGCTCGAAGTTGACCAAGCTGACGGTGTTCTCAGGGCTGTTTACATTCGCCGTCCTGATCGCGCTTACGCTGGCGGACTATGCCACGCGGGCTTGGGGACGGTGGTAA